TTGTCTTGGATGCTGCAAAAAAACTCCAGTAATTATTTCAATGGATGAAGCATCTAAAGGACTAAGAACTCAAGGTCAAACAGTGAGTAAAGTGGATGGATCAGAAGATTTCTGGAGCAGCAGCACCTTTGAGTTAGACCATAGTGCTGCTCATTCACAGAGAAGCATCTCGTCAATCGGAATGCCAAATAATCCTTCTGATTCTCAGTGTAGTGGAGGCAGTCAAAGTGGTGCTCCTGAATTTGTCAACCATGGCAAGTTTGCTGTTATGTGTTCATTATCTGTTGATTCTCTGGTGTGGAAACGATCTTGCTTAATTGTTGATAGAGCTATTCAGGACTTATAGGTTATATGTGCTTTGCTAAGAGTAAGATGTTTTAATATTGAGAAATGCTAGTAACACTCTAAAAATTTGTTGGAAATACAAAATTTTGGAAGTCTTACTTCTTAGTTAATGAACCTCACtcgtgattttataatttttaataaattttagccaATAGCAGAGACTGTGTTAGAAGGAATATATTAGAGAATGTACCACTAGCATTCCTCTTTAATATTTTCATGCAATGTTTGAATCAAACTCCTTGAACCTCAAGGAACAGTTACAACTTAACTTCCTTGGAATAGTTTGATTGCCATCTTCTTATGCTCATTTTGAAATGCAGCTTCactttacatttttcttttttcctttcatgCTCTTATTGAAGAGGGAGGACAAAATATCCCTCTCTGCTAGGGCGCAGCATTGCTGGAGGGTCCatgcatgaaaaataaattgatacacACAGTAACTGAATGTCTTCTTGTATTGTacctttctctatttttttttattttttatgttttgtaaaCTGTAATTTCTTTATTCTTGATGTAGTATTGGAGTCAATTTAGTTATGTGTAATTACTGTTTCTGAAACTTAAAACTAGAAACTAGTTTTCAGGATTTTATTTGATCTGTATACACAATTCTTTGTGACAGAAAATTTGATCTATATGCAGGGCTTCTTCTTTGGAACCAGATAAGGCAACAATGGGTTGGAAACAAAAGGTCTGAGAGTATCGCAGAAATTCAAGAACCAAGAATaaggtaaataaatatatgcattCTCCAGTGAAGTCTTGAAAGTCTTTTGCAATATAAATATCTTACAGAGTGGGGCAAATTGTGTTCCCTTTTCCTTTCATGCATATTTAAGCTGATGAGCAGTGAAACTTGCTGTGGCTAATTACTTCAATGAGaaatattcagaaaaaaatGTGTAGAGAAGTTCTCAAAAGTACTTTTGACTTTTGACTTGTATTCAAACAGGTCTTATTTGCTTCTCTACTCTAACTAGTATTATATCATTGTCCGTTTTTATGCAATTCTCATACTAAGTTTTCCCCTCCCTTGAAGAAGCACCCAGCTAAGCTCACAATATTTTTGATTGTCAATGCAAGTTTTAGCTGTCTAGCTGCCGCTTATTTTTACATTGATCAAGCTTTTACACTCTACATAGCACATTTTTTCCTTGATATTTTGATATGGCCACAAATTAGGATTATCATATCTAAATCTTGAATTATTTAGTTTATCttgtttctttatcttttcttatttcctattcctattttattaattaggGTAATATTTAGATAAGATCTTATTAATTAGggatctcttatttttattttatcaattaggATAATTGTTAGTTATGATCATATTGATTCAATTAAGATAATTAGGATTACTAGGGATGTATTTGTAGCCTAGGGAGTACTGGGTTGAAATTTAACCAATGagaaatatttagaaaaaacttGTATTAGTTAAGGATGGACTCAGTCAAGGATGAGTCTGATTCTTGCTTTCACTATAGGTCGAAAGAAGTCTTCCGTGTCTAGCCTCGTGACTCAATCATACATTAAGGTTCATAACAACTTGTTATCCAGAGTCAACATGGGTGACACGGATTTAGCAGCAAAACTAAATGAATTCATGAAACATATGGGTATCAGGCATAGCACCCTAGAGGAGTAGATGGCTAAGATTTCTACTGTGGTTACTAAAGGTTCAACAGGAGAGAACTCAGAAGAAACAATAGTAATAAAGAAGAGGTTTGGCAAACAATAAACAATAATCCATTGGGTGAGCTTTTCAATCTCAAGCTATAAGAAGAATTAAGAATGGATATTGAATTCCAGCAATAAGGTAATTTGAGTGTTGCTTTAGATATGGCTCGAACATTAGAACGCAAGGTCACTCAAGGGGGGCTTCCACCAACTGTCAAAAATGGGTCTGCTACTTCCACCCATGCAAAGAAGTCAACCGAAAGCAACCTAATAAATGATGTTCTTCTGCCTCATTACCAAAAAATTAACAAGGTGGAAATGGCTAAAAGAAGAGCTAAGGGCATGTGCTACAAATGAGATGATGAAGCTTATGATGTGAAGCATAAATGTAAAAGGTTGTTTTGGATTCAAATATACTTGGAGAGGACAACCATGAGGATGACCGCAGCAGACCTCTTATTCAAATCTGAATTTGAGCTTGAAGACATGCTCAAAGTCAAGGCGAGAGTGATGATATGACCACAAATTAGGATTATCATATCTAAATCTTGAATTATTTAGTTTATCTTTTCTGATTTCATATTCTTATTTAAACGAGGTTTTTTGCAGCCATCCTCATTATTGTTCTCTTTAGGTATTTGAATCGAAAACAAACCTTTTACGTTTATGCTTCACTTCATAAGCTTCATGGTCTCATTTGTAGCACATGCCCTTAGCTCTTCTTTCAGCCATCTCCACCTTGTTAATTTTTTGGTAATGAGGCAGAAGAATCTCCCTTATTATTTTTGCTTCCAGCTGGCTTCTTAGTACGGGTGGAAGTAGCAGACCCATTTTTGAAAGTTGGCGGAAGCCCCTTGAGAGACCTTTTGCCTGTGTACTAATGTCCGAGCCATATCCGTAGCAACAACCAAATTACCTTGTTGCTGGAATTCAATATTCATTCTTAATTCTTCTTATTGCTTGAGATTGAAAAGCTCGCCCAATGGATTATTGTCTCCCAAGTCTGATTTCTCTCCTATTGAGGCTTTAATAACTACAGAAAGCTTAGTCATCTTTTCCATGAAGTCATTCAATTTTGTTGCTAAATCCCTATCACTCATGTTGGCTTTGGATACCAAGTTGTTATGGACCTTAGCATAGGATCAGATCACAGGCCCCTGACATAAAAAACTtttgggtgttgctaggtgcatccagcattattgctggtgcacccaacattttttaaaaatatcaaaattgctCTTGTGCTTTCTTCGCATTTGTGAAGCATATGCGTGAGGGTGGTCCGTAAAtcttacagatcaacttgattcgtatgccttttacggatcaacttgaacTGTAAAAGGCttatgaatcaacttgatccgtaagccgtttacgaatcaagttgatctaTAAGTcgtttacggatcaagttgatccgtatgttgatattaagcacatacggatcaagttgatctgtaaaaggcttacggatcaagttgatccgtatgtcttttacggatcaacttaaaGACTTACAGATTAAGGGTATTTCAGTCTTTTTCGCTtaagtgttgggtgcaccaacaataatgctgggtgcacctagcaacaccccaaGACTTCTTTCTATCTATAATGAAAGCAAAAAGCAGACTCATGCTTGATTGAGCTCCTCCTAAACTATCACACATGTTTTAGTGAGTGGGAAACAGACTCATTCTTGACAAAATCCCTCTAAactaacacaatttttttttaatattcctcCTAGTTACATTTCCATCAAGTTGGCCCCTTAAATAGGCTACAAATATATTCCTATTAATTGAtcctaaatgataaaataaagataaagagaaTCCTAATTGATAGAATCATAATTAACAATTATCTTAATTGATAAAAGATTTCTAATTAAATAAGATCTTATCTAAAAATTACCCTCATTAATAAAATaggaatctaaaataaataaataaagaaataatataaattaaataattcatgatTTAGATATGATAATTCTAATTTGTGGccatatcatatttttaatgtgGAATAGTTTTTTTTGGCTAATAATTTTAGGGTCTTGCTAATGCTTAAAGACcaagaaactaaaagaaaaaaaaatatttaatatgaaaatcATATGAGCCCGTAAAAAAAGTTAGCCGCAACATACCTTTGTGCATCccggtaattttttttttctttttagttctttaattaaTGTCTCATAATTTTATCCTAAAAACTGGTTGGTTGTCAAACTTGAACTTCGGCATTATAATACATGGAAGGACGTAGGCCAAGTAGAGGCAACAAAGTTGAGATAAACGTCAGGCTATAGcattcacttaatttttttttctttttttacaaacttAAATGCAGTTTCTCATATATATTTGGTGGTATTCTCTAATCAAAGTTAGATTTTCACCTCAATAACATATGTTGATCTTCAATACAAACTTTTATTGCGTGATAATGAAgtaaaactctaattttgattACAGAACAATATTATAAGTAtctaagttttttttcctttcattagGTCTTTGTCAACCTCTAATTGTGAGCTTATTTTCCACAGTTCCAATGCCAACTACGACAACCTACTTGGGAACAACAAACCCTATCCCCAACGCATTCCTCTGAGAGTATGATTTTCTGAACTTAGTATCTTCATCTATTGATATTCTAGTAACCACTTACTCAAATAAAAGGGGTGGCTTAGTTCAAAAGGCAccatcttttttttaaactaattgaTTACTATATTTTTTGTGATAGGAAATGATTGACTTTCTTGTTGATATTTGGGAGCAAGAGGGTCTGTATGACTGATCAAGCAAAATAGtcaatttatttttccaaagATTTTGGAGGAGAGGTGATGTCGAATTTGTTTGTTGTCCTACTGGATAGCTGTGAATGGAGTAACTTACAAATCTTCTCTTTCAGTggtttctttcctatttttaaaTACGTTAGATTAAATTGTATAATTCTTCCTGGGTTTTTGGCTGAAGTGATTTACAGACAAATTATCTGAGGCAAAAGGGAAAATTTCAAGCTTAAGCTAGCTTCTAATAGTCTAAATGCTAGTATTTAAGAGCTAatgtttcttgttcttgttgagaaaattttattctgagtattattacttattattattatttttgtatttatattttaaaactttaaatatatatacaatatgATTACTATTCACTAGAtttttttatagagaaaatTACTATTCACtaggttagattttttttttatatagagaaACACAACTATCTAAAGCAACTAGTCTACTAAGCCATGCATTGCACAGTTTATAATTATCACATGGATAtatataaatagtaaaatataagattatttatgtaaatttaaaaaaaaatcttgtaaattattcaataatatataaataaatgaaagtatTTTATATTCCATGTTATGTTGCTTTCAAACTTATAAATTATACTATGTTAATttgtttatcataattttatataaatttctaacatttaaattattctttataaaatttatatcttaTTCTAAAAAAAGCATATAAAAAACCAAGAAAgaattcttatatataattaagtacTAGTAACATTTATATTACGTCACATCATATAAAACATGTTTTTCTATTTCGAAAAAGTTTAAGGGGATTGATTCTCAAGAGTTCATTAGGTCATGATAAGTTTTAAgattcaaatattatatatgcTGTCCATAATATAATCAAACATTTAAATCCTTGTTACcgattcaacaaaaaaaatattgattcatTGAagataaaaccaaaacttaaataataaaaacactgCATAGAAGTGGCATATCAAGAAACAATTTAAAACACGAAATGAAATATTAGAATGTAAGTTTTAACCACTCAGATATGTTATTACTCACGCGCGTCATCTAATTCAACCGTTTCTTTTGGTCTTATTATTAGCTTTTTCATACTCCCTTTCAATTCCGACTAAAGTCTGCAATCCCATAAATATCtaattaatctaaaaaattaCAAGCTGAAACTGATTAAAACAGTACCTGTATAaaacatattataattaattaaaactatcAAGAAAATCATTTCAAAGAAATTACGATTCTACTGCACATGGTTGGTCCAACAACAAATGGGAATTAATtacaacaatttttaaaagaagcATTTTACTTTAAATAAGTGAACAAATATATTGAATCTTTTTGTAAAGACACACTACTcaaaaatatagatttaataTCACTACATTAACATCGTTTTTtgataaaatcgatgttaacaaaaacgcAGTGATATAATCATAAATAACATGAATtcattaatattgatttttcaaaaaatcaatgttaacgcgttcatgttaacatcaatttttttaaaaatcaatatttgaaaataacacgttaacatcgattttttcaaataaaaaaaatgatgttaaaattAGCATCACTTGATTAACATCCGTctacatttcaaaatatatgaaCACGAGTCCTATTTTCTCGTGttctcttcttcttcgtctCAGCCCCTCTTCACCTCCACTCTTCGCCTCTCTTCTCACAGCATTGTGTCTTCACACTCCAGTGTTAATGTCTTCCACCATCATGACATCTCGTGTCTCCCTTAGGtacctctttttctctttctatttggttgttgttgtcaTCACCACTGCCGCGGCAGGGAAGGCGGCGACAGCAGCGGCCTGAGCCTACTTGGACATGTTTTTGTGAAGCTCTGCATTGATCATTGCCAATGCCAAAAAGAAACGGCTCATTACTAGATGttctttgaaaatttattaaatattgtcaTTAGTTTATTAAATGTTTGTTGGTATtacaagggaaaaaaaaaggttgatgGGGTGCTGTACGAATGTTTAAGCTGAACCAAATAGAATAACGAAGTGAAAATTATGGCATTTACTccgtgtttcaaaattctgtttGAGCATAAAAAGTAAGGCAAAAAAAGAAGTCTCTATTTGTTACAACTTATCTTTTTGTTCCACGCGAGGCTTTGTTTATGGGTATGcaaaattattataagattaattttgtttttcatcgaAATAGTTATATGGAGATTTCTTGTTTTCGTGCCATCATATAAGTTAATCGTAGAAAGCTTCCATTGTGACAGCCAGGTTTGAATTGGTTTTAAGTAGTTGAAGATGTTCTAATCAtcaatttaatgatgaaattgaaTCGAAATCGATTAATGGTAAGTCTCACAACTTGACCTGCCTTCCAATCctgtttgaaaatgaaaacatatgCCATGAATAATTTCATAGCAAGATCAAGAGATATGACAGACTATATCatagaaataggagaaaaaatGAGGTGAAGTGggatagaataaaaaatgagcCTAAGTTAAGCATTTTCCCTAACATAAATATCAGAAGCAGATCCCCACCAAGGTCCGGTGAGGCTTATTTCAGATAGGAGTAGTTCTTTGAACCTTAATTATgtcaatatatgttttttttccagATAGGAGCAGTTGAAGCTGTGTCCCGTGAGGCTTATTTCACAGCCATTGAAGGTGCAATACTCCTCCACTTCCTGTTATTTCaagtttatttttgtaaatgaccattattcattattatataaataacatgcAGAACTGGTTATATAATTAGATTTAAGATTTGATTGGAATTGTTCTTATGTATGTAATGTAATTCTCTGGTGTCTTCGTAAATctattttcattaattccttttttgaaataaattatgacTTTCTCTCTCACACAGAAATGTTGGTCCAATTTGAATGAAAGATGATTTTTAGACACCAAAAAACTTAATTGACACCAAGTCAGATAAAAGAGAGACGGCTCATGCTGAATCAAATATCTTACCAGAATAAAGCACCACCAATATTTCAAGGTGTTTTCATACTAAAACATTTTTTGGCATTGGCGTTGCTAATGATCATTTCGCGCGGTTTGAGCTCATTACTACGATGTTCTTTGAAATTAAGGCAGTCCCTAAGTTAGACCAAGGAGGTGGCTGCATAATCATTTAATGATTTTCACAAAAGTAAGAAAGAGATGGCACATGAGTAATTATGAAAAAGTGAGGATTCTCTTTAAAAACGCAGCTGCTATTTTATTGACATATGCCAATAATAACAAGTTATAATACTTGTGTATATTAATTACTAGGGTGAGGGATAGTGGTAAAATGTTTAAATAGCCTGGTGAAGATCCTAAGTTTTAACATATTCACTATtttacacaagaaaaaaaaaatacacatatattgCTCAATTTCATTTTACGTAAtcggcttcctcttcaagcatTGTACTTATCAGCCTATACAACAATC
This region of Glycine soja cultivar W05 chromosome 17, ASM419377v2, whole genome shotgun sequence genomic DNA includes:
- the LOC114392880 gene encoding uncharacterized protein LOC114392880 isoform X3, producing MSENECNMKDPKSLVVVLIKNIGCLGCCKKTPVIISMDEASKGLRTQGQTVSKVDGSEDFWSSSTFELDHSAAHSQRSISSIGMPNNPSDSQCSGGSQSGAPEFVNHGLLLWNQIRQQWVGNKRSESIAEIQEPRIRSLSTSNCELIFHSSNANYDNLLGNNKPYPQRIPLREMIDFLVDIWEQEGLYD
- the LOC114392880 gene encoding uncharacterized protein LOC114392880 isoform X1 codes for the protein MYSRGCLLAPLVRCFGKKPQCPSFFVFCGAWFRVLVFSSMDKLKLKCKGIFCNIGCLGCCKKTPVIISMDEASKGLRTQGQTVSKVDGSEDFWSSSTFELDHSAAHSQRSISSIGMPNNPSDSQCSGGSQSGAPEFVNHGLLLWNQIRQQWVGNKRSESIAEIQEPRIRSLSTSNCELIFHSSNANYDNLLGNNKPYPQRIPLREMIDFLVDIWEQEGLYD
- the LOC114392880 gene encoding uncharacterized protein LOC114392880 isoform X2, translated to MYSRGCLLAPLVRCFGKKPQCPSFFVFCGAWFRVLVFSSMDKLKLKCKGIFCNIGCLGCCKKTPVIISMDEASKGLRTQGQTVSKVDGSEDFWSSSTFELDHSAAHSQRSISSIGMPNNPSDSQCSGGSQSGAPEFVNHGLLLWNQIRQQWVGNKRSESIAEIQEPRISSNANYDNLLGNNKPYPQRIPLREMIDFLVDIWEQEGLYD
- the LOC114392880 gene encoding uncharacterized protein LOC114392880 isoform X4, which codes for MDEASKGLRTQGQTVSKVDGSEDFWSSSTFELDHSAAHSQRSISSIGMPNNPSDSQCSGGSQSGAPEFVNHGLLLWNQIRQQWVGNKRSESIAEIQEPRIRSLSTSNCELIFHSSNANYDNLLGNNKPYPQRIPLREMIDFLVDIWEQEGLYD